A region of Dictyostelium discoideum AX4 chromosome 1 chromosome, whole genome shotgun sequence DNA encodes the following proteins:
- the sgmD gene encoding hypothetical protein, with product MKIILILVLVLVVSINALNNQFLHISDVHYSSAMNSLLYNASVMCIGPTVTKEFDHKEHEDLIEDTERLNLPTNGLYGRYGCDTNQLLLSEVISEMLNVNSNPDFIIYTGDGAGHGLPNGPWSESQSTLAKSLYGAYPNTQFIPTIGNNDVFPDYNSQCNDSNLQFLYETWAQWIPTNQVSSFLYRGSFVVSPVSGLTIISLNTILYSVKNKNTFSTPQDPCGQFAWLEQQLIAAKQAGNSVYIIGHIFPGLDPFYLQGTWKSQYQTAFFNITSDYQTTITAGFFGHIHRDEIRSIQFDNPSLTNNHYFPMFIGSSITPVYFNNPTFKQFTYDSQSKNITDITAYFSDVYISNLKGHMNWTEEYDFVSIYDIDNQYGIGGDQLNSLMERMVSSNSIFNNYDNFRSGSYLSDSPSMTCLINAATIDELNACTYIAANVA from the exons atgaaaattatattaatactGGTTTTGGTATTGGTTGTATCAATAAATGCATTAAATAATCAGTTTTTACATATTAGTGATGTACATTACAGTAGCGCAATgaattctttattatataatgCCTCAGTAATGTGTATTGGACCAAC agTTACAAAAGAATTTGATCACAAAGAACAtgaagatttaattgaagaCACAGAAAGATTAAATTTACCAACAAATGGTTTATATGGAAGATATGGTTGTGATactaatcaattattattaagtgaagt AATTTCAGAAATGTTAAACGTTAATTCAAATCcagattttattatata taCTGGTGATGGTGCAGGTCATGGTTTACCAAATGGACCATGGAGTGAATCACAATCAACTTTAGCGAAATCATTGTATGGAGCATATCCAAATACACAATTTATTCCTAccattggtaataatgatgTATTTCCAGATTACAATTCACAATGtaatgattcaaatttaCAATTCTTATATGAAACATGGGCTCAATGGATACCAACCAATCAAGTATCATCATTCCTTTATAGAGGTTCATTTGTTGTTTCACCAGTTTCAGGTTTAACGATTATCTCTTTAAATACAATTCTCTATtctgtaaaaaataaaaatacattttCAACTCCACAAGATCCATGTGGTCAATTTGCTTGGTTagaacaacaattaattgcTGCTAAACAAGCTGGTAATTC tgTTTATATAATTGGACATATATTCCCAGGATTAGATCCATTCTATTTACAAGGAACATGGAAATCTCAATATCAAACagcattttttaatataacatCAGATTATCAAACAACTATTACAGCAGGATTTTTTGGACATATTCATAGGGATGAAATTAGATCAATTCAATTTGATAATCCAAGTTTAACAAACAATCATTACTTCCCAATGTTTATTGGATCGTCGATCACTCCAGTTTATTTCAACAATCCAACCTTTAAACAATTTACATATGATAGTCAATCAAAGAATATCACTGATATCACTGCCTACTTTTCAGATGTTtacatttcaaatttaaaaggtCATATGAATTGGACTGAAGAGTATGACTTCGTTTCAATCTATGACATTGATAATCAATATGGTATTGGTGgtgatcaattaaattccTTAATGGAGAGAATGGTctcttcaaattcaatctttaataattatgataACTTTAGATCTGGTTCATATTTATCCGATTCTCCTTCCATGACTTGTTTAATTAATGCTGCAACtattgatgaattaaatGCTTGTACATATATTGCAGCAAATGTTgcttaa